Below is a genomic region from Anoxybacillus flavithermus.
AGCACGTCCGATTTCAGGCAGTTTTTTCGGTCCGAAAATGACAAGAGCGATGACAAGAATTAAAATTAAACCAGGTACTCCGATATTTGAAAGCATAACGTCATCTCCTTTTTTTATACATACGCTTCTTTTATTGTATTGCTAAGATCTTCTTTTTTCAATGACTAATTTTTAAGAGGTGTGAGAAATGTTTGACAATCAACATACAGTGTATGCTATATTTTTTACCATAAATAGAAATGTTACTGTAGAAGTCGGTAAATTGGGCAGTTTTTTATTTCCGATTGGAAACTATATTTATGTAGGAAGTGCGAAACGAAACATTCAATCACGTATTCAACGTCACCTCCAAATAGAAAAACGAAAACGTTGGCATATCGATTACATTCGTCCATATGGAGAAATTACACACGTACAAACATATTCTTCTGAGCTTAGTGAATGTGAGCGTGCCCAACAACTTTTACAACAATACAAAGGAAAATGGCTCGTGAAAAAATTCGGTTCATCGGACTGTCATTGTTTCTCTCATCTCATCTATTATAAATAATAAACGAGGGATGGATTCCCTCGTTTAGCTTGCCTTTTCATATTTCTCTTCTGATTTCGCAACAATCACTGCACATGCTGCGTCACCTGTAATATTCACGACCGTTCTCGTCATATCAAGCAAGCGATCAACTCCTAAAATAAGGGCAATTCCTTCAACAGGTAGACCGACGGATGTCAGTACCATAGAAAGCATAATTAAGCCGACACCTGGAACACCTGCGGTACCAATGCTCGCAAGTGTTGCTGTTAAAATAACTGTCAACAGGTCGTTAAATGTCAAATCCACACCGTACACTTGCGCAATAAACATCGTTGCC
It encodes:
- the tatA gene encoding twin-arginine translocase TatA/TatE family subunit (TatA; similar to TatE that is found in some proteobacteria; part of system that translocates proteins with a conserved twin arginine motif across the inner membrane; capable of translocating folded substrates typically those with bound cofactors; similar to a protein import system in thylakoid membranes), with protein sequence MLSNIGVPGLILILVIALVIFGPKKLPEIGRAFGETLREFKKSTKGLRDEVLEELDENKK
- a CDS encoding nuclease, producing the protein MFDNQHTVYAIFFTINRNVTVEVGKLGSFLFPIGNYIYVGSAKRNIQSRIQRHLQIEKRKRWHIDYIRPYGEITHVQTYSSELSECERAQQLLQQYKGKWLVKKFGSSDCHCFSHLIYYK